From the genome of Watersipora subatra chromosome 9, tzWatSuba1.1, whole genome shotgun sequence:
TATTTTTGAAGTGAAACTATGCataactttttgaatgataTAATATTCTGGAAGTGAAATTATGCataactttttgaatgataTAATATTCTTAAAGTGAAACTATGCATAACCTTTTGAATGATATAATATTCTTGAAGTGAAACTATGCATAACATTTTGAATATAATATTCTTGAAGTGAAACTATGCATAACGTTTTGAATGATATAATATTCTTGAAGTGAAATTATGCataactttttgaatgataTGTCACTTAAAAATCTTTTTGAGTAACACAGTTTGagttctatatataaaaacatacattcatacatgtAAAATGCAAAACATAAAACTCATAAAGCTCACATGACGCACGCTGTGTTTTGTTTGTTAGAGACTGCTGTCATGAGCTTCTTGGTCACATGCCATTGCTGGCTGAACCAACCTTTGCTCAGTTCTCACAAGAGATAGGTCTGGCCTCTCTTGGAGCATCAGATGAAGAGGTGGAAAAACTTGCGACAGTAAGACTTTAAAAACCTGTTGTCAGTTTTTAGTTCATAGAGAGTTGACGGCGCCAACTGACCTTGACCACTAAATATTCACCATTTTCAACTAAGCAGTTTGACTCAAGAGAATCTTGTAAGAGCCTCAACATTTCTTCTCTATATAGACTAAGAGTTTATCACAGTTGTGTGGTTTACGAACTAGGGCAAGGGATGTCTGTTTGTCAGGTCATGTTTTGTTGTGGGTCTAGTTCATGACAGCACAGATTGAATTGTGCAAATTTTATATGGTAGCTAAATCTATCCCACAGAACATGGATGCTGCCATGCATAGACACTGCCATATATACACGCTTCATTTCAGCATCACGTGTGTGTGCTAAGTGTATCATGCCTAGGCACTGTAATAAAAGTGTTGAAAGAACTGTTTCACAGGCTCCAGAGGGCTCTCTAGTGTGAAAAGGCCTGAGAGAACTCCCAAAAAAGACCTGACTAGTAGGATTTATTTGTGTGGTAGTGGAGTTGGCCACCGAACATACAACATGACCAGTATATCTTAGCGCTAGCTGACAACATAACCAGTGGATCTTAGGGCCAGCTGAAAACATGACCAGTGTATCTTAGGGCCAGGAGTGGTTCAAGACTTGATGCCCTTCCTGGTATTCCGGTTTTTCAAAAAATGAATGAACTAAATTGCTCATTTTGGTTGTTTACTTGCTCAAAATGATTGGCTCACATGAAGAAAAAATTCAACCAAGTGTAGATTTACAACAACAGCTTTTAGTTTGTAATGCAGTTTTTGCTAACAGTCAATTTACGTGTGGCTTCTTTAACTCTAACCAGATACAATTTCTCTAGCTGCCCAGATAATGTGAACCATTTATTTCTAGTGCTACTTCTTCACAGTGGAGTTTGGGTTATGTAAGGAGAATGGAGAGATGAAAGTGTATGGGGCAGGACTGCTGTCATCAGTGGCTGAGCTCAAGGTGAATATGATCTGAATGAGCACACCAGTTAAAAAGTGTAACTTGAATATtcattgttactagagttgaaTAGTACGAGTGTGTTTACGGAAAAGCCGAAGCAGACTGCCTCGGGAATGTGGAGCATGACGAAATGCTGGTGCTAGCATTTGCCTTGGAACGCATACTCTACACAGTAGGCTACACTAGAAGTGTTGCAAAAGCATATCTGTTAATCCTTGACAtttgtataaataaatttttattatcatgaTACAATAtgaattgtttatattttaatatttgtacCTAATAATTTTATGCTCAAATCAATCTTCATTCTGATTGGCATTGTATTCCTTTGGAGCAATTGAGTTTTTGTCAGATTGAACAAAGTTTAGGTTTTTGATTAACACCTCATTGGCACTCAAATTATCCAACCATGACGTACCCACCAATCACTTGAAACAcacaaatgaataaatgttaCCTGCTATAGATTTGCAGCGATGGCTTGATATATCTTCACCATTCTTCAGAGTTTGCAGAGCTATCCATATCCTAATTGTGCTTTCTAAAATTTGGTATTGATGTCAAACACATGACCTTTTAACAAATAATATCTAAGGAAAGATTTTTACCTTTGTTGTAACATGTTTAGTTTATCTTTTCCTTAGAAAATTGCTTATTAAACTTGAATTTGCATGCCATTTCAACAACCTAAAGTTGTGCATAATGTTAGGCTAACGGGTCAGAAATCCTGTACCTTGTTAGCAGTCTCGGCAGTAACCTACACGTCTGAATCATTACCTTGAATACAACTTGAGAGTATTTAAACATCAAACATGTTACTGTTTGCACCTCTAATGTTTTTCTTTATTGCTTTTCTGTAATGATGTTGCGCTGTTTTTATAACACGTATTTTACAAGTGTAAGTCGAATGGCATTCTCTCTGTTTCCTGTTTTACACTATAAATGTTAATActtctatatattattattatatacatatatattattactactatttgTTTGGGCGAGGAAATTTGCCAATACTTGGCACTGTAGTTAAGAATACTAAGCTGACTTCTAATTTTTCTAAAGCACGCGCTGACAGATGCAGAAGTTCATCCATTTGACCCAAAGACAACCTGTCAGCAAGAGTGCATGATCACTGAGTACCAGAAAGCATATTATTCTACAAACAGCTTTGAGAGTGCAAAAAACCAGATGAGGTGAGTGTAACAGCAACTTGTAATCATCTACACACCTGCAGCCAATGCCAACCTGCAGCCAATGCCAACCCGCAGCCATTGCCAACCTGCAGCCAATGCCAACCTGCAGCCAATGCCAGCCTGTACAGTTACTGCTGGTAGGAATCAGTGTTCATATAGCGATTGCAAGTCCTAACTAATATTGATATGGCTAGTAGTAATTACTACAAATAGTACTAAAAGTAATAACTACAACTACTTGTAACTGACAACTCTACTGCAGCAGTAACTAGTAAAGCCAGTGTGATTAGCAAGTAACTCAATATTCTTTCAGATTATGTATTTTTCGATTGCACCTGTGCTTTACCATTTCAGAGACTTTGCCAAAAACATAAAACGTCCCTTTGAACTGAGGTATAATCCATACACACAGAGCGTTGATGTTCTGGATAACGAAGAGTTAATAGCACTGGCAGTCAGCGAGATTAAAGGGGATCTTGCTAAGATATGTGCTGCTTTAGAGCGACTGAAAGAAGCTTGAAAACAAAAGGAAAAAGGAGATCTGATGTCGATAAAAAGCTGATCGACTATTGACATCTGCATTATAGTGTCCTTGACCTGTCATTGGCTTGATTATTCACTGTAAAAATTGTTGTCATGTTAAGTAGGATGTAATGCAAAACCTTTTCAAGGATTTGCAGCAATCCACTGATAGGACTAATAATACTAGCACCTTGAGTGTTGTACAAGTAGATAGGTAACTGTGTTAGGAGGCGAAGAAAGAAGCACTGccaaatttttctttcaaacaGAAAATAATACATCTAGCCGAAGTCTTAGACAATATACAATCCTGCACATAGCTATATTTCCTGATTAGCGGATGACCGCATATTTTAATGTTAGAATTAAGGCGAGTATTAGTCATGATTGGCTGAAATGTTCAtctaatacatatataacagTAAAAGTATGTAACAAATAATGAAAGATTGCTACAATTGTTTTAAACAGAAAAAGAAACTATTAACCGGCGAATGTACACTATTTATCTTTATATGTGTAGTCATTTTATTATCTTTGTGAATAAATCTAATATTCGTTATACGCGTAAATACCTTACTGTGTTAAGTTGAAGTTAGCTGGACTTTTTCTACTTGCCGGTAATACGTAATCAGTTTATTTGGTTTAGTTTAACAGTACAGCGAGCTAACTTACCAAAGGCTGGGAGGGGTTACCAACACACCCAACAAACTGATGTTGTAGAGGCATTCAGTAGTCTTTTAAAATGATTCCCATAATTTTATCACAGGTTAAATTTTAATTGAACAAAACAGCTATGCTATGATGGATAGAGATGTGGGTACTCATGTATTATATTAGAACGGACAGAGATGTGGGTACTCATGTATTATAACGGACAGTGATGTGGGTACTCATATACTATAATGGACGGTGATGTGGGTACTCATGTACTATAATGGACAGTGATGTGGGTACTCTTGTACTATAATGAACAGTGATGTGCGTACTCATGTACTATAATAATGAACGGTGATGTGGGTACTCATGTACTATCATGGACAATGATGTGGGTACGCATGTGCTATAATGAACGGTGATGTGGGTACTCATGTACTATAATGAACAAGGATGTGGGTACTCATGTACTATAATGAAAGGTGATGTGGGTACTCATGTACTATACTGGACAGTGATGTGGGTACTCACGTACTATAATGAACAGTGATGTGGGTACTCATGTACTATAATGAATGGTGATGTGGGTGCTCATGTACTAAAATGGACAGTGATGTGGGTACTCATGTACTATAATAGACACTGATGTGGGTACTCATGTACTACAATGGACAGTAGTAGCTTAGTGTGGATACTTATGCACTATAATGTAGCTTAGTATCTGTACTCGTGCATCATAAAGTTACCTATCAAGTGATTGTagcaaagcaaaataaaaatttaagaatttgggaggttacaaatattttttttattcatggCTCCATTAGTGGATGAAGCGCTTcatgtttaatataaatatttggttGTAATTTGTGACTGTAGTAGAATATTACATCCTTGATTTTGAATAAAGCTTGGTTAGTTTTCATTCATGACCTCAgccctacatgtatgtaatctGACCAGTTTAGATTtgaaacctacatgtacatagcaAATCATGTCAATCGTgcccaatctatatatatatatatataaatctcaaagtttgtcatctgttcggatgtctgcctgtccagaTATAGTTATTAGAATCTTGGAATCACGATTtcgtattgcagaagatttaatCTCGGAACCTTCCATTCCCCAGACGATATGCTAATCCATTGAGCTAcccgagattgatggattcattaagtGATATATGTCGCCACGCGGGTGAATATATGTATACGGCTTTGCGTTACGGCACAAagtcattttatgcttgctctcacagctcttagtAGGTTTAGCAacactagcttactcaaattagccattagcaatgtgctaagctaatggcaagtggcagacgactacattacctgcaactgtttataagctgtttttaatacccgtgcaacccAGCATTGGActagtataatataaatgcTTACGTTTAGAAAAAGACACGAGCATTTCAGCTGGTATTAGTTtccattttttatattattgaaagaaagctgtatatttattatattcattTGGAAAATGAGACATGACACAGAAGATTCCATAGTTAAAAGCTTTTTACTTATAAACAACAAGAGATTAAATAAGATAGCCTAACAAAAGCTAAGTTCGCTAAACAcctagtaaaaatatttaattatataactCTAAAGTTGGTTTGGACAAAATGTCAAATATCTTGTGTGACTTGAGACTTGACCATGTATAAGTAGGAAGATAAGATTGGAATGGCTCAGTTTTTATGATTCCAATTCTTTATCTTTCCATTTTGAAGGACCCCTTGGCTTCAAGTAGCCAATGAAAATGAAGCATAGGTCAGCCttcaaaaaattagttttatacCAAATTCTCATATCATCTTGCGATCTTTTTATTAGAGTTTAATTGCAATAGCTTAAAcccaataaaaaagttttgctcaTTCGCATGATAATCAAATTAACAAAGCCGAAATGTCCAAGAAACAGTAACAAAAGTGTGAGTACAACAAGAAGACATGGATTAGTACTATAATCAATGTCACCATACAGAATCATATTGATAATATGCTTAGGATAGAGATATTAAAAACACTCGTCTGACACATGTCGACACACCTCTAGGACTGAGATATGAGTGACAGGTCTCTGGCAACCATCAACATGTATCTTAATCATCAGGATAAAGCTCTACCAACGCAGGCCTGGCTAAGTACTTGGTACCATCGTACTCATCAAAGTAGCGATCACGGTCTGGATGTATAATCTACAGTTAGAAAGAAGGTTGCCATTCCTGGTAAACCATGCTTTACATCTAGGTATGTCTGGATACTTGATTTGTGCCGCGTGTAGTGATATAAAGAGTGTACCAGTAACAACAACGCGTCATACGTAATGATATAAAGAGTGTACCAGTAACAACAACGCATCATACGTAATGATATGAAGAGTGTACCAGTAACAACAACGTGTCATATGTGATGATATGAAGAGTGTACCAGTAACAACAACGTGCCCTATGTAGTAAGTTGAAAGATGCACTAGTAACAACAATGTGTCACATATAGCGACATGAAGGATGTACTAGTAACATCAATGTGTCACATGTAGTGACATGAAGGATGTACTAATAACAACAATGTGTCACACGTAGTGATGTGAAGGATGTACTAGTAACATCAATGTGTCACATGTAGTGACATGAAGGATGTACTAATAACAACAATGTGTCACAAGTAGTGATGTGAACGATGTACTAATAACAACAATGTGTCACATGCAGTGATGTGAAGGATGCACTAGTAACAACAATGTGTCACATGTAGTGATGTGAAGGATGTACTAGTAACATCAATGTGTCACATGTAGTGACATGAAGGATGTACTAGTAACAACAATGTGTCACAAGTAGTGATGTGAACGATGTACTAATAACAACAATGTGTCACATGTAGTGACATGAAGGATGCACTAGTAACAACAATGTGTCACATGTAGTGATGTGAAGGATGTACTAGTAACAACAAATTGTGAAGATGAAGTCATATATGTATAAGACAAGAATGTTCATAAATGTGAGTAACGAAATGTCAAACAAGTCACAAAATAATCAATATCAATAAATCATACAATAATCAATACAATCACAGCGTACCCTTGTGTTAGTAGCCAGCTTTATGTTGTCCTGAGCCACATAAGTTAGCTGAGCCTCGGGCCGGTCCCGTACGTCAACTAAGACAGCATAGTTGGGGTAGACCTGAGCGACTTTGGAATCAGTAGGATGATTAACAGCAAGCCATTTCTCTGGTGCCTACAACAATTGTACAGCACAGATATTGATTTATAGGATAGCAACACTATGGAATATGTCACATCCTAAAATGTGTAATAACACAGCATCACCTATAATTTTATCCTACCAAATAATATAGCATGCTTCATGATACCATAGTTGATATTTGAGTGCATGTTTAAGCATAATTTATAGAACACTTATCTTAGACGGAACCAAATGGTATCTTCTACTTGACGTTATAGTGACACAACTCCCAAATAGTTAAAATTAATCAAATATGTTAAGCAATTGATGCCAACATACAGTACCTTAGCATGTGGATCCCAGCCAACGATCACTCCTCTATATCCATACTTTTTATGAGTAATTACCTGACCGACTCTGTATAAAGCGGTTTTCGGCCGTGGAGATCGAACGAGAGCCGAATCTGCAAGAAAACCTTGAGCGAGTTAGTATTCACGAAAGGCCCGAGTTACCATCACCCTACATAAATGAGTGCTCAGCTAAAATGTATAACACTTCTTCTTGTAACGTCACAAGCAAACGAGAGAATTTGCTATGCGCAGAACATTATAACATCGGATAAATATGTCTCTCTTCGATACTGAGCTTATGACATTGCCACGGTGACTTATTACCAGTGAGATATGTTATAAAAGACAAGCTTATGACATCTCCACGGTGACTTATTACCAGTGAGATATGTTATAAAAGATAAGCTTGTTCTAGTTGAATCGTAGCGAAAGTAAACAACAAAACCTAACAACAAAGTAATGCAGAGAAGAGAGTCTGATTGGTTAACATATGCGCTAAAGTAAACAAATATAACTAAGTATTCCTAACAAGACAAAATAAATACCATCTTGGGTCATGGATATCGCAGCTCTGCCAAAGGATTCTTGTTGTATAGATAGGCAACTGTGACACAGTTATACAAAAACTTTAATGAACAAATAGAAGATTTCTGCATATTATGAAAACAGTTTCAACCATAGACAGCAGCCATACTGACTGGCAAAATATCCTGATGGGTCCTCATATTGCATGACTTCCAAAGCAGGCGACTCTCCTGTGATATCTTCCTTATAAATCACTTGACCGGGTTTCCAAATTTTATATCCATTTTTATTCTTATGGTGTGTGACCAAATCTATCCACCATTGCTGCCAAACTGACAAGGAGAAAAGGTCTGTTCCAATCCTTCGTACTTGTGAGAGAAGACTGTAGCAAAGACAAAAGTTAATACTTAAAACACAGAGGAATGATCTACTCTCTTGAATACTAAGTGATTCTCTAgcatttaaacaaaaattattcaaagcAACTATTAGAAACATTGAGTAAACATAGCGCTTTGTAATGagaaacaaaaaatcaaaatgtaTGCAAATTGATTAAAGTCTATAGAAATTTAATTATgccaatttattatatataccaaAACTTAACTCACTCCTTTAGAGCCTTCTGACTCTGATGCTGGGAGACTGATGAGTAATTGACTATGAGATATTGAGCTGGAAGAGCAAGAAGAAGCAAGGACAACTGCAGACCAGCCCTCCAATCGAACTGGTTGCCATCACCTTCTGGCATTTTTTTAAGTTAGAGAACCATCGgctaagaaaaaaataaatgaggATTTTCGCAATAATAGCTGTACCAAAGGAAATATCTGCAAAACACAGATTAACTACGGTGCATCTTTATTACCTATAAAACGTTTCTGGAAGTTATACTGCGCAAGGAAAAACTCAGGTCTCAGTGTGGTAAAAGTAAGAATTCTCACTCATCTAACTTAATAAATAAATGCTTAATTGGTAggtttttacaaatattcacTAAACTTCGTGTAAAAACCATTTAGTTGGCATTGGATTGacacattatataatattagaaGTTACAAAAATGCGTACATAATTGTAATTGCAAAACTCAATAACAAAGCTGAAATAGTTCAACTGAtattttttgctattatttACACTAAGGAACCTGGGTAGGAACTACCAATTCGTATGGTTTTTTTCAGTAAAACTGAACGAGTTTACAAAGAAGCCATGTAAAAACAGCCTTCATGAAAATGACACAAAGATGTTTTGCACGAAGAGTATCGTTAAAACATAAAACTCAACCAGTCGACCTAAAATATGGGTGAaaggccaattaaaagcgtAAAACCAAATTTAGATGGTTGGTTCCGTAGCAAGACAATTTAAGTTTTCTTCATACAGAAACGCACATACAAAACTCCCGGTACTTACTACTCATTCCACGTCATAAACACCTATTTTTCAAACCGCAGAATGCATTAACAACAAATTAACAAATTCAGCAAAATCTGGGGCATAGACAGCctacacaaactcacacaaaGTAAGATTTTTTCTAAGTGACGCCCTCGattcaacaaaaacaatttGAATGCATAGCTCGAGCCCATGACTAGCAGCTTCTTATCAAAGTTAATTAATATCACTTACAGAAGGCCTtacttttattggctataaCGTATCGTTTATTTTTCACCAATTCGCTTGCAGAGTTTCGACTTCGTTTTGTCCGCAAGTATCACATTTACGATTAAACTGTGAACAGCTCGGTAAGTTAATCCATGGTTTCGCTGTGTCTGACGTGTACAAGTATTACTATAAAATAGTTTCTTTAAATGCGTAAGTTTGTTGGTATACTTTTATTATGAATTTTTCTTTAAAGTTCACTTTGAAACAATTGCATATTTTATCTGCGATGGTGGGTCTGCGATGGCGAAACTTGTCATTATCAGGTATAACGGATGTATATGCACGCACTGAATTATATTACCCCGGGAATGGCCAAGGTCATTTATCCATGTAACAATTTGGACGCCGTCTTGGTTGACGCTACATGGTCACTCTCCCTTTTATAGTAACCCAACAACATTGTACAACATTTAATCTCAATGAGCTTGTAGGTGCTTTTATCCATCCCCAATCTTAATCAACTTATATCAGAGTCAAGATAAAGATCTACATATTCAttcaacctatatatcaaagtcaagcTAGCTAAAGATCTACAGATTCTAGGCTCtaagtttttgttgtagatgGCTATTGGCCAACAATAGCCATTGGCTATTGGTTTCAACAATAGGCAGACAACTCTATATGAGCTCTATATAGTCTGCATTTCTTATCAACAGATGTTTCCACTGGATTTAAGGGTATCATTGGCATCGCTCGCCTTACCAGCCCAGTGAACTTTAGCTTAAAAACTTATTgactatataataagagatcaCAATAGTTGTTTACATCACCAAGAGCAGAAAACTGGCACAAAACTGTTGTATACATTTGACTAACATTTTGCAACCTACATTGCTTTGTTCGAAAAGTGGTTGGATTGGCCTCGAACCTAGATTAGCTTTAGCTATTGCGCCAGTAAGTCCCAACACTCAATATATCTTGATTTGCATTATATTGATGTGTTATTTGTTGATATAGaccaaaagcaaactataaatcttaactACAGTAATCTTgaccacaaaatttatttgtgatttagaaaataaatgattTATGCATAGAAAATGAGCCAGATGCTCGAATGCTAATACAatgtctaatagcattatatataaaagtatataataaattaaacaactaaatGCCTTCGAACTGTACaaattgtatgcatatataaagcaaaatataaatCTTAATTACATTATGCTTGACCATCAAATTGTTTTGTGattcagaaaataaatgatctattcattaaaaaattaatgagcCAGAGGCTCTGATGATcctaatataatgtataatagcattatagtatatataaattatataataaattgaactacTACATGCCTGCAAACTGTACAATTTGGATGCGTATATATAGAgaagtcttaaaaataaatactaacttaAACCAGCTATAGACAATTTATGTCACAGCGACATAACAGTTCACTGTCCTCTAAATAATATGTTTGTTGTAGCATTATGTCTGATGTTCACTTTATGTAAATCTAGGTTTCTTAAGTTGGCAAAGTGGTGCTGTCTTAaatcaaagtatgtttcaaccacTAAAGCTAGTATGTAGTGAGaagtgatgattatcaattcctACAGAAGTGTCAGTACAATGTTGCTTTAATTCGAATATATCATAGCGTGCAATCTCTTCTTTTACACACTTCAGAATCTTGGaatatttcaaacattgatttgctgatgTAGCTGTCGTCAGATACTTTCGGTGCAAAGAACCGTTGTTACAACACCATCAGAAGGAGAAATCAAGCCACCGTTGTTCTTAACTCTTAACAGAACATGAatattcatcatatttgctaacttcCTTAGACTGAATTAGGGAGAGTCTACGTGGCTCACAACAcaaatttttaaacagttttctgacaagccaaccagataaatatatagcaatgttaccaagaacaggatgtgatgtaatgtttagcatTCCTTCGGGAAGCATAGTTAGTCTGTCAATAACATCTTCAACATTATCTTCACTACCAACAGTTGGTGGCACATAGGTAGTAGAAGCTTGTAACGATGCAGTGTCATCCATAGATCTGACATTACCAGTAGCTCCTGGTGTAACACCACATCTTGTAACCAAGCGCCTAAAGATATGCTGGAACTGCAGTACTGATGGATTGTTGTTGCAGCCTcctgaaataataacagttatcaTTTGATGCAATTGGgaataaaatggaaatggtgctGAAATATGGACTGAATAATCATGATTTATCAGTTTTATCGATCATAGACTCACTGAAGTGGGCACTACATAAAGTTTAATTATTGCTGGGGTTCTTCCATCGCCTGGAAACAGTCCACCAAGTATGCCATCTTTCTGGCTCTTTCTTTTTACTCGGAAACCTGATGATAAAAAACTAggtaatcaaattattaaaaaacataCAGATTAGGATTTGTGGTCTTATAGTCAGTTATAATTAGGGGAAACTTTTATTGACAAAGAAAAAACTGAGAGATTGACTTTCAACCTTTTAGAAAAATGTACCTTTGATGCTCAagatgttttttgtgttttaaaacattcttatcaACTAACAGAAGTTtactttattgaaaaaaaacttgctcTAGTGATAATGATTGCAGTTGCTAACAAAGTTTGTTCCATGTAACTAGCACTCCTGATATATGAGAACAGTGACAATtgttatttgaatttaaaagcACCAGTACTGACCTACTTTGTCTCCAACACCAGCCAAGATGAATCAACCAGCTGTACAAATTAATTCTAGTAAAAACAGTCAACGATAGTgatgtgtaaaataataaaaatcaggTAAAGGTTCACTAAAGGCTGGCTGTGAGTAGTAACAGAagcaagctactaaccagctattagcaagctactactgACCAGTTgttagcaagctactactaaccagatACTCGCAAGCTTATAaccaactactactactaaaagCTAATAACcagctactactagcaagctactactaaccagctattagcaagctactactaaccagttgctagcaagctagtactaaccagttgctagcaagctaatactaaccagctacgagcaagcttctaaccagctactagcaagcttctaaccatcTGCTAGCAAactactaacca
Proteins encoded in this window:
- the LOC137404101 gene encoding uncharacterized protein, with amino-acid sequence MPEGDGNQFDWRAGLQLSLLLLALPAQYLIVNYSSVSQHQSQKALKDLLSQVRRIGTDLFSLSVWQQWWIDLVTHHKNKNGYKIWKPGQVIYKEDITGESPALEVMQYEDPSGYFANSALVRSPRPKTALYRVGQVITHKKYGYRGVIVGWDPHAKAPEKWLAVNHPTDSKVAQVYPNYAVLVDVRDRPEAQLTYVAQDNIKLATNTRIIHPDRDRYFDEYDGTKYLARPALVELYPDD